The nucleotide sequence TTGTATGTGGTATGTTTCTAAATACGAATTCCATTTCCTGAATTGCTGGTTCAGCTTTTCAGCCAcgaaataatgtttttcttctcttttaataaTTCTGTCATTTTGTGTTCTTTTCTATAACGGTTCTTTCAATTGCAGTTCAGTAAAATACTCATTTGCATTTACTAAGAGTTTACGTGGcctgaaacagaaaagaaacaaattaggTGGTCGTCTCGGTTTCCTGGAGTGTCCAGAGGGGCGGTTCTTTGATCTTCGAGTCCAACGGGCGCCGGGCCCGCCCGTCGGTCCGGGCGGAACCACCCCCACCACACATCCTCCGGGAAGGCGGCAATGAAAACGCCTTGGGCCCGGAGTACGGCTTGGGAAAATCGGTGCAGATTCGGGGCCGCCCGTTGGGGATTCCCAAGGTTGTGCAGCCCAAAGGGCCTCGTCGGAATTTCTGAGGCGATGGGGTAAACCGACCCTTGGCGACACCCGGCCGCACTCGAACGTCCTAGGTCGTCGAGCCCCGCCCTCACCCTGGGCGAGCTCCGAAATTTAACCCCGGTTCGGTTTTGCCTGTTTTACCACTATTTGAAGAGGGGGACTCAGCTTCCCTCTGACCCTAGCCCAAGTACTGGGGTTTGCGCCGGACGGAGACCACGCCCCAGGGCGGCCAGGCCAGGGGTGATGGGTGACGGGCGGTGCCTCCAGGGCCCCGGTGGGTGACTGTGGCTGGGAACTACGGGCTTTCTCGCCCCGGCGCCCCCTGGCGGACCCACCAGCAGGTTGAAGGTGTCCGGCCAGTGCTGAGCACCAAGAGCCTCAGCCTTCAGCCAACCCCCCGCCCCCGCGGCCTAAGTAAGTGAATCGCTCAGGGTCCTTGGAAAGAAGTGACCTTGATCTTCCCACCCACTATCCCAGTTTCTCAGAGGCAGTCAACACTTCCCACCAAACCACTCCCAAAAGAAACACTAAGCATGTAAGTGggacaataaaaatttaaaaataattttaaaatagaacagCTTAGAGATAGAAACTAAATTATTTCCAATTCCTACTGTGCCCCAAACAAGGTTCACAAAAGGGCTGTCCTCCCAACAATTTTCTGAATTCTATATATTCAGCATTAAATTCCATGATAAAGTTGGAAATCCATTCACCATTTGTAATACATATTgatgcatttaataaaattgcATGGGCCgtatcttttgcatttctgtatccTAGTATTAAGTACAGTGCCTACCACAGGCCAGGTTCTCAATACTTGAATAAATGACACAAAAATAGCCAGGACCAGCAAGTTTTTTCTGGGTGGGCTTCATAGAATCTCTGTACTTGCTGGAATCACCATGAAATCCATGGTCTTCAGCTTTGCATTTTCAGCAACATAGTTATATTGAGTTATCCTCAGGTGAGCAGTGAGACCCTTGGGAGCGGATTCATGGTAGGGTGGCTTTGTAATGTGTCACCTTGGTGAGGCTATGTTTCCCGGAACTCTCTTCCAGTAAGACGGGCCACAAGAGACATTTTGCTTGATAACCGGAGGGCGGAAGTGAAGCAGCAGCATATTGTTTTTACACTTGGAAGGTTGGTGCTGGGGCACCAGGCGTTGTTGCAGTTCACACATTGCCATGTATCTGCTAGATCACCTCGTTGGTGTGGGCAGTAGTCAGGCCTGCAGCTGCTCCACCTTCCCCAGGATCATCCTTTCAGCTTCTCTAATTCCTGGGCCAGATGcatatttaactctgtgaggaaGGGCACCAGCTTCTTCTGCAGGACACCCACATCATCGAAGCTGGAGGTGGTGAGAGACTGACATGGGTTCCAGGCCATCCTCGTGGGTTCCAGCTCGTGCTCGTGGGCTCCACTGTGTCCTCGGTCTCCCACACTTTACATCCATCTTCCCTTCCCGAGTGCCTGCCCTGCAGACTTCAAGCTCCAGCATTAGATGCAAAGACAACAGCCTTACAGAGACTGTTTAACCAGCTCCCACAATGGCATGCGGTCAGATCCCTATAATAAATcccttaaaatacatatatacataatcttTATCTTAGTGGTTCTGCTCCTCTGATTGTACCCTAACATAAATGGTCAGCAGAAGCTTAACTCATGAGTCTAAATGTCAATcaaataaatttcatatagatCATTGTCAAAATTACCAGAATACTGGGGTTGGGTGGTTGGTTCCTGGGGGAAACAAAGCAGTATCAGTCTATCCAGTCTTGACTAGGGCTGAACTAGTTAGGATGGAATAAAGGAAGGGGTGGGGAAGGTGGCAGAGGCTGGACTGTATGAGACAGAACTGGGAAATGGCTAATCCATGTCTGAATTACTTAAAGCTGCAGGGCTGGGACTAGGGTAAGGCAAGGGAGGCACACAGGATACAAAGTTTAAGGAGGCACTCACTCAGTCCTGGCCCTGTAAAGCTGGCTAACAAATTACAGGTCTAATCTTTTTGGCACTTTATGGATGAAGAATTGGGAGAGAGTGAGGTAGGGCTGAGCCAAGACTGGCTCTTGGGCAGGACTCGAAGCAGGAATTCAGCCTCCTAGAACACATtcaggctgagggcaggagccaAGCACAAAGGTGATCACAGGGCAGGAGATGCACGTTGTCAGGAAAGATGAGCCAGGCTGGCAGCTTTAGTTACAAAGACTGCTCTGGCTGAAGAGGGGGAGTCAGGGTAACAAGCAAAATGGACAGCAGCCAGTGGGGAGATATATCCTGTAGGGTTTGAGGAATCCTATGCAGCACCTGGGGTCTGCAGGAAACCCAGTTTCTGTATGAACAGATGCTCTGACAAGGTGACCCCATCTACATTGAGCCTTGGCACTCCCTAAACCATGCTAGAGACAGGAATATAAGGGATTTATTATAGTAATTATAGTAATCTGTGTTTTCAAGGTCACCGAAAACTCCTGTTAGTGCATACAGGATTACAGGTTACAGTTTAATGGAATAAAGACCAAGGGCTTTAAAAGCTGGGTTTGAGTCTAGGCTCTACTAACACCAGCTGTTCGACATTGGACAAATTAAtgagtctcagttttcccatccaCATAAACGGACAAAATCAATGTCTTcccaaaaagattattttaaggattaaataaacTGGGTCCACAGAGGAACACACCAAATAGCAGttcctttccttatttattcAATTACATTTTCAATTGCTATCTCCCTGAGGAAGTATGTAGAGACACTGCCAGGTCTCATCCAGAAGCCACTTACAATTACTCATGAACATGGCTTGTTTAGGTTGTTTTGTGGTGGCTTTAATTATATTACCTTTCTCCAACCCAGCTCCCCCACCCTTAAAATCCAACTTCTTATACTCAGGCTCTTGGGGAGGAGAAGATGCACCAACTTTctactctttctcttcctttcccgcTTACTTCTTCTAGAAGCTCAAAGTACTCTTAGGCCTGCTCTTCTGGTTTGGTAGTAGGTTTTTCCTCCTAGGGTTGATTCACACACAAGCCCTGGCAACCAATCTAGGGTCCAGCCCCTAGTAGATCAGTGTTGTCTCTCATAAAGCCAGTCTGCAAATATCACCTTGAATCCTACAGTCTGTAGAAGCCTCCAGTCTACTGCTTTCTAGCTCCAGGTTTTTTAAGGTCTTTGGACCTAGGGAAAAGGGAGCAGGTCTGTATGTTGAATGAGGTTTGCTATGTGCGCAATGGAGCATTACAAAACCATTTCCTACTATTCTGTGTCCTCCATCCACTTCCCCTTAAttatcctttatctttttttatatctTCTAAAAACTACCATTATAGACAGCTTGTACATAGTCAGATTATAAGCTCCCTGAAGGTAGGTATCCTGTGTCTCCCGAAGGGTAAGCTTTGCAGGGCTCATTGTCCTCAATGCTGTGCACCCAACAGGAACTCAATCAATACTTCTGTAACTGGCCAAGTATAGATGAAAGGGTTTCTAGCCTGGTGGGCTGGTTTGTAGGAGCAAAGGAATCCAAGTGCTTAGGCCAATAGTTTACATCGCCAGTGTCTGGGGCTCTATGCAGGGTCTGTCAATATTCTGCAGGAGCCAGCATTCCTCTGTCCTCCCAACCACCCTAGTCCTTACAGGCATCTACCCTTTGTTCTATGCCAGGACTACAGGGACAGTTCTGCAAGGCATCTGAAGTTAATAACCTCAATAGGCTCAGGAAAGGCTCAAGAGATCCAGCCCAAGCCCTTCCACAGAGGCCGCTCCAGGAAGTGCAGGGCAACCAGAGATCACACAACTACGTGTGAACCCAGCTCACAAACCCAGCTCGGAACCCAGATTTCCTGCCCATACCACTGCCCAGGCAAGCCCAGCAGCATTTCTCTGATACACATTGCTCAATGTCAGGCAACAACCCACCCAGAGGTCTCCTGGAGACTCTAAAGGCCTTCAAGACCCAAATGATTATTCTCTGAATAAGAATTTATATATTAAAGCTGACCCCTATAGAAATTCCTTAGGAAAATAGGGACCAGACTCcctatctttttctttcaaatctcATGATAGAGTACCAAGTCTTTCCCCTACCCCCAAAGGAGAGTCCTAACCTGGAATGCTATTGGGCTGGATCTCAGGAGAAATCTCTAGGGTCCTACACACATGCCCCTCATTAATTGTGATCAGCATAGTGGGTATGGGCCTTTACCTCCCACCACACCATGCCAAACTGCCGGCTATACTTTCAAAACTCAGGGCCCACATCTGGCCAACACCCActccttccccacccctcacTGTGTGGGGCACACCTTGGCAACCAGACTGCTGTATCTCGGAAGCGGGTTCCACCCAGGCTGAAAATCTCCGTGATCTAGAGAAGAATTAACACCATAGGTCAATGTGGTTCTTGGGGCTACAGCAGGGTcagggcagggtggggcatcCCCAGCACTGACCACGGGTGTGCCAGcccctcctgcctcttcctctgGGGCCAATTTGGAGGCAGAATCATCCTTGTTCTCCTCCTTGTCCTCCTCAGGGTCAGGTGGCTCTTGCTTCACAGAAGGCAGGCCTGGGTCTACTGCCTGGGAGAAGTAGGAAACAGGCAACCATTAGAAGGGCAGAGTTCACCTGAGGAAAGTCTCTATCAGCCAACCCCTCACTGTGCTGACAAATCCTACTTCCATCACATTTCAACACAGAAAGTCCATCTCTCTGCCTATAAAGCTTTCCCATTCCCATTCCTCACTGACCTCCGTTTTTCTGTTAGCTGGATAGCAAAGCGGGCAAAGCTAGTTGCCTGTGGGAGGTAGGGTGTCTGTTAGACAGGCGGGGTAATTCTGCAGAAACGTCGCAATCAGCACATCTATTGCTCTGCTCAAGAGAACCATCATGGCTCATCATCACTCTGCTTACAGACCACTCCGCTACGGCACCAACAGAACATCCATCACTGCCCCCACCTTGCTAGGGCAGCCAGGCACCAATACGGGAGAAGTCAGGACAGCTGTGCCTGGTGTCCACTCGTCCTGGGTATCCGCCTTCTCTTGCTTCACCTGGGGTAAGGCCACAACCCAACTCAGGCCAGAGCACTGGGCCTCCTGCGTGAGGGAGGATTGCAGCAGACTTGGTCTCAGCTCCCTGGCATGCGGCTGGGTGAGGCTGGGAAGGCAGGACAGTGTGGGGCCCTCACCTGCAACAGGGCTTCTGTGGAAGCTGCAACAGGGCCCGGCACCTGCACAGGACTGCTTGCGCCTTCCCGTAAAAACACAAGGTCAGTGCCAGGCGGGGGCAGCACAAAGCCACCACCTGCTTCCTGCTTCGTTGGAGCCTGGGTATGGTCTGGTTGGGCTGTGCGTGTAGCCAAGGTGGGCTTCAAGGTAGGGCCAAGATGGTGCCGTCGGGCAGAGCTGGGCCTCTTTCGACGACGGTAAGGTGGGGGCGATCCTGCCCCATCCTCAGACTCTGACCAGACACTGGGCAGCAGCCGCTTCTATGGGGAAAGATAGGGTGCTATGGCTACCTGGTGTCCTGACCAATCACATCCACCCTGCCCGGCTCCACATGCCTGCTAATCTCCCATCAGTCCCAGCACGGAATCTGCTTACATATGAGCCCTTCATCATTGAGCCTGCTAGTCTCCTATTAGCAACACCAATGCCACCTAGACTCATTAAGCCAAGAACAATGTCTGTTAATCCTCAACCAAAGCTactgccccacccacccacctaccaaGCCTGCCCACCACTTCCAGGCACTGGGGCGCCTGGCCCAACCTATCCCGTCCACCTGACCCTTCCTGCCCCACCCACCATGGCAAACTGCAGGCATTGGCGCCAACGACACTTCTGGCGCTTCTGGTTGCTGCCCCCGAATTTGGGCTTGTCGCAGCAGAAGTCGCAGCGGCCACAGTCCATCCGCCGTAGGCAGGCTGCACAGGCCCCGCACTTGCGGTTCTGCCGGCGGTTCGTGTAGGGctgctggggtggggggaatgggTGGTGCTGTCAACTAGGACTAGGAGAGGCCATCCTCAACGCCTATTCCAGTGCTGGTCCTGGTGCTCCTCTAGCCCCATAAGACGGAGCTACTTGCATActagtctcagcctcctgactccCCACTAGTCACTCCTCAGCATTCGCTAGTTCAACATTGGCCACTATCACTGTGCCAGCTGGCCGTCGATACCATTAGGACTGTGGCTGCTCCACTACAGTATCCACTGCTGTATTTCCTAGGCCACCACTAGCTACCAAGAAAATGTCTCTGACCCCCATTTCCAGCAACATTTTGATAACTCTCTATTAGCTCCCATCACTGTGCCTACTCTGTCGCTCATCCTAGGTGAACCCCAGTCACTGTGCTAGCTGCTCCTCTGTCAATCCCCACATCAGCTACCAGAGTGTTGGTATATGCGACATGAAGCACTGTCATGCACCTGCTGACCCCGTATTAGTCCTCCATTATCTACTCATCCCATCCTAGGACCCATTATTGTGCCTTGCTGTTCCCCAATAGGCTCATTCCAGCATCTGCTTCTTTGAAGTTAACCAAGCGTCCTGAGAGTCTAGGCTTATCCAGGTAGGGTGGGGCCACTCACTAGCTCGTCCTCGTCTACACAGTAATAGATGAACTCGGCAGGTGGCGAGGGGGCCAGGGCTCTGGGGTGCTGTAGAGGCAAATGGGGTGGGGTCAGGGCAGGTACTGGGTAAGGTCAGGGTTGTGCCTTCCCTCCACCCACTGGGGCCTCACCGGCTCTGTGGGCTCTGGGGACTGTGATGCGGGTGGTGGAGGCAGTGGCTGGGCTCCGGGGCGCCGCCTGGCAGCCATCTTGGAGTCACAGCCTCCCTTGCGGCGGGCATGTTTACCCTGGGAAAGATCAGAAAGGGTGGTTTCAGCTTGGTGGCACCAGGCAGACACAGAAACTCCCCACACCCTAAGTGCAGAAAGCATGCATGGGACAGGCAGACAGAGGGTGGCGTGAGGCACTCACAGTTGGGGGAGCCACAGCCAGGGGAGTGCGTCGCTGACATCTCTGATGACGGCGACGCAGGCGGTGAGCAAGGTGCTGGCAGACAGAGGCAGGTAGGCGGGGCCAGAAAGGCGAGCATAGGGTTAGGCAGAAAAGAAAGACATGAGGTAGGCAAGGCCAGGTTGAAAGGAAGCAGAGGCAGCGACGATTTTAACAGCAGAATGAGCTCTGCTCCCTCCGGCCCAACTCACCCGTAGGCAACGTCGCTGGACACATTTCCACTGGCGCCTGAGACCAGGGCGGGGAGGGCGAAGGCAGATGGGGCAATGGCCACAATCCTCTTGGGTCTGACAGCCCCGGCATACTCCACACCCTCGGCTCTGTTGGCGGGGGGCAGGTGGGAGGAGAGGCATGAAGCATGGGGCCAAGCCCATGGGGGCCAGGGGCTGAGGTGAGCCTTGGGCTCTTTCCACTTGCCCAACTCACCCTTTCCACAATCCGGAGGCAGCGTCTCCGTTCACACTTGCAGAACAGCCCCGATGCCACATCATGGGGCAGCTGCAGGAGGCAGGTGGAGCAGGCCCCACAGTCTTCTGTTACCTGGCAGGCTGCACACTCCCCACAGCCCACACGCTGCCAGGAATGGTAGGGACGAGATCACGGGCCTGCTCCAGAAGCACTGGTCCTCCCATGTCTACTGACCCTACATCAGCTGGCATCACCATGAATTTTAGTCCCCCATTAGCCTCATCACCGTATCTGAGAAGGTCTGGTTAGTCACCATCACTGAGGCCATTAGTATGTCTACTGGTCCCCTGTTAACTTCATCACTGTGTCTACTGATGCACTAATGGTAATGGGGA is from Pan troglodytes isolate AG18354 chromosome 17, NHGRI_mPanTro3-v2.0_pri, whole genome shotgun sequence and encodes:
- the MBD1 gene encoding methyl-CpG-binding domain protein 1 isoform X8; this translates as MAEDWLDCPALGPGWKRREVFRKSGATCGRSDTYYQSPTGDRIRSKVELTRYLGPACDLTLFDFKQGILCYPAPKAHPVAVASKKRKKPSRPAKTRKRQVGPQSGEVRKEAPRDETKADTDTAPASFPAPGCCENCGISFSGDGTQRQRLKTLCKDCRAQRIAFNREQRMFKRVGCGECAACQVTEDCGACSTCLLQLPHDVASGLFCKCERRRCLRIVERSRGCGVCRGCQTQEDCGHCPICLRPPRPGLRRQWKCVQRRCLRHLAHRLRRRHQRCQRRTPLAVAPPTGKHARRKGGCDSKMAARRRPGAQPLPPPPASQSPEPTEPHPRALAPSPPAEFIYYCVDEDELQPYTNRRQNRKCGACAACLRRMDCGRCDFCCDKPKFGGSNQKRQKCRWRQCLQFAMKRLLPSVWSESEDGAGSPPPYRRRKRPSSARRHHLGPTLKPTLATRTAQPDHTQAPTKQEAGGGFVLPPPGTDLVFLREGASSPVQVPGPVAASTEALLQAVDPGLPSVKQEPPDPEEDKEENKDDSASKLAPEEEAGGAGTPVITEIFSLGGTRFRDTAVWLPSLQGRHSGREDGCKVWETEDTVEPTSTSWNPRGWPGTHVSLSPPPASMMWVSCRRSWCPSSQS
- the MBD1 gene encoding methyl-CpG-binding domain protein 1 isoform X2 — protein: MAEDWLDCPALGPGWKRREVFRKSGATCGRSDTYYQSPTGDRIRSKVELTRYLGPACDLTLFDFKQGILCYPAPKAHPVAVASKKRKKPSRPAKTRKRQVGPQSGEVRKEAPRDETKADTDTAPASFPAPGCCENCGISFSGDGTQRQRLKTLCKDCRAQRIAFNREQRMFKRVGCGECAACQVTEDCGACSTCLLQLPHDVASGLFCKCERRRCLRIVERSRGCGVCRGCQTQEDCGHCPICLRPPRPGLRRQWKCVQRRCLRHLAHRLRRRHQRCQRRTPLAVAPPTGKHARRKGGCDSKMAARRRPGAQPLPPPPASQSPEPTEPHPRALAPSPPAEFIYYCVDEDELQPYTNRRQNRKCGACAACLRRMDCGRCDFCCDKPKFGGSNQKRQKCRWRQCLQFAMKRLLPSVWSESEDGAGSPPPYRRRKRPSSARRHHLGPTLKPTLATRTAQPDHTQAPTKQEAGGGFVLPPPGTDLVFLREGASSPVQVPGPVAASTEALLQVKQEKADTQDEWTPGTAVLTSPVLVPGCPSKAVDPGLPSVKQEPPDPEEDKEENKDDSASKLAPEEEAGGAGTPVITEIFSLGGTRFRDTAVWLPSLQGRHSGREDGCKVWETEDTVEPTSTSWNPRGWPGTHVSLSPPPASMMWVSCRRSWCPSSQS
- the MBD1 gene encoding methyl-CpG-binding domain protein 1 isoform X11: MAEDWLDCPALGPGWKRREVFRKSGATCGRSDTYYQSPTGDRIRSKVELTRYLGPACDLTLFDFKQGILCYPAPKAHPVAVASKKRKKPSRPAKTRKRQVGPQSGEVRKEAPRDETKADTDTAPASFPAPGCCENCGISFSGDGTQRQRLKTLCKDCRAQRIAFNREQRMFKRVGCGECAACQVTEDCGACSTCLLQLPHDVASGLFCKCERRRCLRIVERSRGCGVCRGCQTQEDCGHCPICLRPPRPGLRRQWKCVQRRCLRGKHARRKGGCDSKMAARRRPGAQPLPPPPASQSPEPTEPHPRALAPSPPAEFIYYCVDEDELQPYTNRRQNRKCGACAACLRRMDCGRCDFCCDKPKFGGSNQKRQKCRWRQCLQFAMKRLLPSVWSESEDGAGSPPPYRRRKRPSSARRHHLGPTLKPTLATRTAQPDHTQAPTKQEAGGGFVLPPPGTDLVFLREGASSPVQVPGPVAASTEALLQVKQEKADTQDEWTPGTAVLTSPVLVPGCPSKAVDPGLPSVKQEPPDPEEDKEENKDDSASKLAPEEEAGGAGTPVITEIFSLGGTRFRDTAVWLPRAGTREGKMDVKCGRPRTQWSPRARAGTHEDGLEPMSVSHHLQLR
- the MBD1 gene encoding methyl-CpG-binding domain protein 1 isoform X26, with amino-acid sequence MAEDWLDCPALGPGWKRREVFRKSGATCGRSDTYYQSPTGDRIRSKVELTRYLGPACDLTLFDFKQGILCYPAPKAHPVAVASKKRKKPSRPAKTRKRQVGPQSGEVRKEAPRDETKADTDTAPASFPAPGCCENCGISFSGDGTQRQRLKTLCKDCRAQRIAFNREQRMFKRVGCGECAACQVTEDCGACSTCLLQLPHDVASGLFCKCERRRCLRIVERSRGCGVCRGCQTQEDCGHCPICLRPPRPGLRRQWKCVQRRCLRGKHARRKGGCDSKMAARRRPGAQPLPPPPASQSPEPTEPHPRALAPSPPAEFIYYCVDEDELKRLLPSVWSESEDGAGSPPPYRRRKRPSSARRHHLGPTLKPTLATRTAQPDHTQAPTKQEAGGGFVLPPPGTDLVFLREGASSPVQVPGPVAASTEALLQVKQEKADTQDEWTPGTAVLTSPVLVPGCPSKAVDPGLPSVKQEPPDPEEDKEENKDDSASKLAPEEEAGGAGTPVITEIFSLGGTRFRDTAVWLPRAGTREGKMDVKCGRPRTQWSPRARAGTHEDGLEPMSVSHHLQLR
- the MBD1 gene encoding methyl-CpG-binding domain protein 1 isoform X3, whose product is MAEDWLDCPALGPGWKRREVFRKSGATCGRSDTYYQSPTGDRIRSKVELTRYLGPACDLTLFDFKQGILCYPAPKAHPVAVASKKRKKPSRPAKTRKRQVGPQSGEVRKEAPRDETKADTDTAPASFPAPGCCENCGISFSGDGTQRQRLKTLCKDCRAQRIAFNREQRMFKRVGCGECAACQVTEDCGACSTCLLQLPHDVASGLFCKCERRRCLRIVERSRGCGVCRGCQTQEDCGHCPICLRPPRPGLRRQWKCVQRRCLRHLAHRLRRRHQRCQRRTPLAVAPPTGKHARRKGGCDSKMAARRRPGAQPLPPPPASQSPEPTEPHPRALAPSPPAEFIYYCVDEDELQPYTNRRQNRKCGACAACLRRMDCGRCDFCCDKPKFGGSNQKRQKCRWRQCLQFAMKRLLPSVWSESEDGAGSPPPYRRRKRPSSARRHHLGPTLKPTLATRTAQPDHTQAPTKQEAGGGFVLPPPGTDLVFLREGASSPVQVPGPVAASTEALLQEAQCSGLSWVVALPQVKQEKADTQDEWTPGTAVLTSPVLVPGCPSKAVDPGLPSVKQEPPDPEEDKEENKDDSASKLAPEEEAGGAGTPVITEIFSLGGTRFRDTAVWLPRAGTREGKMDVKCGRPRTQWSPRARAGTHEDGLEPMSVSHHLQLR
- the MBD1 gene encoding methyl-CpG-binding domain protein 1 isoform X16, which produces MAEDWLDCPALGPGWKRREVFRKSGATCGRSDTYYQSPTGDRIRSKVELTRYLGPACDLTLFDFKQGILCYPAPKAHPVAVASKKRKKPSRPAKTRKRQVGPQSGEVRKEAPRDETKADTDTAPASFPAPGCCENCGISFSGDGTQRQRLKTLCKDCRAQRIAFNREQRMFKRVGCGECAACQVTEDCGACSTCLLQLPHDVASGLFCKCERRRCLRIVERSRGCGVCRGCQTQEDCGHCPICLRPPRPGLRRQWKCVQRRCLRHLAHRLRRRHQRCQRRTPLAVAPPTGKHARRKGGCDSKMAARRRPGAQPLPPPPASQSPEPTEPHPRALAPSPPAEFIYYCVDEDELKRLLPSVWSESEDGAGSPPPYRRRKRPSSARRHHLGPTLKPTLATRTAQPDHTQAPTKQEAGGGFVLPPPGTDLVFLREGASSPVQVPGPVAASTEALLQEAQCSGLSWVVALPQVKQEKADTQDEWTPGTAVLTSPVLVPGCPSKAVDPGLPSVKQEPPDPEEDKEENKDDSASKLAPEEEAGGAGTPVITEIFSLGGTRFRDTAVWLPRAGTREGKMDVKCGRPRTQWSPRARAGTHEDGLEPMSVSHHLQLR
- the MBD1 gene encoding methyl-CpG-binding domain protein 1 isoform X27: MAEDWLDCPALGPGWKRREVFRKSGATCGRSDTYYQSPTGDRIRSKVELTRYLGPACDLTLFDFKQGILCYPAPKAHPVAVASKKRKKPSRPAKTRKRQVGPQSGEVRKEAPRDETKADTDTAPASFPAPGCCENCGISFSGDGTQRQRLKTLCKDCRAQRIAFNREQRMFKRVGCGECAACQVTEDCGACSTCLLQLPHDVASGLFCKCERRRCLRIVERSRGCGVCRGCQTQEDCGHCPICLRPPRPGLRRQWKCVQRRCLRHLAHRLRRRHQRCQRRTPLAVAPPTGKHARRKGGCDSKMAARRRPGAQPLPPPPASQSPEPTEPHPRALAPSPPAEFIYYCVDEDELKRLLPSVWSESEDGAGSPPPYRRRKRPSSARRHHLGPTLKPTLATRTAQPDHTQAPTKQEAGGGFVLPPPGTDLVFLREGASSPVQVPGPVAASTEALLQAVDPGLPSVKQEPPDPEEDKEENKDDSASKLAPEEEAGGAGTPVITEIFSLGGTRFRDTAVWLPRAGTREGKMDVKCGRPRTQWSPRARAGTHEDGLEPMSVSHHLQLR
- the MBD1 gene encoding methyl-CpG-binding domain protein 1 isoform X12 codes for the protein MAEDWLDCPALGPGWKRREVFRKSGATCGRSDTYYQSPTGDRIRSKVELTRYLGPACDLTLFDFKQGILCYPAPKAHPVAVASKKRKKPSRPAKTRKRQVGPQSGEVRKEAPRDETKADTDTAPASFPAPGCCENCGISFSGDGTQRQRLKTLCKDCRAQRIAFNREQRMFKRVGCGECAACQVTEDCGACSTCLLQLPHDVASGLFCKCERRRCLRIVERSRGCGVCRGCQTQEDCGHCPICLRPPRPGLRRQWKCVQRRCLRHLAHRLRRRHQRCQRRTPLAVAPPTGKHARRKGGCDSKMAARRRPGAQPLPPPPASQSPEPTEPHPRALAPSPPAEFIYYCVDEDELQPYTNRRQNRKCGACAACLRRMDCGRCDFCCDKPKFGGSNQKRQKCRWRQCLQFAMKRLLPSVWSESEDGAGSPPPYRRRKRPSSARRHHLGPTLKPTLATRTAQPDHTQAPTKQEAGGGFVLPPPGTDLVFLREGASSPVQVPGPVAASTEALLQAVDPGLPSVKQEPPDPEEDKEENKDDSASKLAPEEEAGGAGTPVITEIFSLGGTRFRDTAVWLPRAGTREGKMDVKCGRPRTQWSPRARAGTHEDGLEPMSVSHHLQLR
- the MBD1 gene encoding methyl-CpG-binding domain protein 1 isoform X23 gives rise to the protein MAEDWLDCPALGPGWKRREVFRKSGATCGRSDTYYQSPTGDRIRSKVELTRYLGPACDLTLFDFKQGILCYPAPKAHPVAVASKKRKKPSRPAKTRKRQVGPQSGEVRKEAPRDETKADTDTAPASFPAPGCCENCGISFSGDGTQRQRLKTLCKDCRAQRIAFNREQRMFKRVGCGECAACQVTEDCGACSTCLLQLPHDVASGLFCKCERRRCLRIVERSRGCGVCRGCQTQEDCGHCPICLRPPRPGLRRQWKCVQRRCLRGKHARRKGGCDSKMAARRRPGAQPLPPPPASQSPEPTEPHPRALAPSPPAEFIYYCVDEDELKRLLPSVWSESEDGAGSPPPYRRRKRPSSARRHHLGPTLKPTLATRTAQPDHTQAPTKQEAGGGFVLPPPGTDLVFLREGASSPVQVPGPVAASTEALLQEAQCSGLSWVVALPQVKQEKADTQDEWTPGTAVLTSPVLVPGCPSKAVDPGLPSVKQEPPDPEEDKEENKDDSASKLAPEEEAGGAGTPVITEIFSLGGTRFRDTAVWLPRAGTREGKMDVKCGRPRTQWSPRARAGTHEDGLEPMSVSHHLQLR
- the MBD1 gene encoding methyl-CpG-binding domain protein 1 isoform X7, which codes for MAEDWLDCPALGPGWKRREVFRKSGATCGRSDTYYQSPTGDRIRSKVELTRYLGPACDLTLFDFKQGILCYPAPKAHPVAVASKKRKKPSRPAKTRKRQVGPQSGEVRKEAPRDETKADTDTAPASFPAPGCCENCGISFSGDGTQRQRLKTLCKDCRAQRIAFNREQRMFKRVGCGECAACQVTEDCGACSTCLLQLPHDVASGLFCKCERRRCLRIVERSRGCGVCRGCQTQEDCGHCPICLRPPRPGLRRQWKCVQRRCLRGKHARRKGGCDSKMAARRRPGAQPLPPPPASQSPEPTEPHPRALAPSPPAEFIYYCVDEDELQPYTNRRQNRKCGACAACLRRMDCGRCDFCCDKPKFGGSNQKRQKCRWRQCLQFAMKRLLPSVWSESEDGAGSPPPYRRRKRPSSARRHHLGPTLKPTLATRTAQPDHTQAPTKQEAGGGFVLPPPGTDLVFLREGASSPVQVPGPVAASTEALLQEAQCSGLSWVVALPQVKQEKADTQDEWTPGTAVLTSPVLVPGCPSKAVDPGLPSVKQEPPDPEEDKEENKDDSASKLAPEEEAGGAGTPVITEIFSLGGTRFRDTAVWLPRAGTREGKMDVKCGRPRTQWSPRARAGTHEDGLEPMSVSHHLQLR